From one Treponema denticola genomic stretch:
- the dnaA gene encoding chromosomal replication initiator protein DnaA, which produces MSEWDYKIFWDEAVKQFKEELAFSIFSMWFLPSKYEKSTENTVYLSVPSKFFRDQMIHNYKNSIEKKLFELSGKKISIDFIIKPNTSEDLSKVENEVGNDKKTDAEKPTSAESKKKSVKTEGGRGQHPDLRPEYNFEDFVVGPNNNFGVNAAIAVSTNPGSAYNPFLIYGGVGLGKTHLMQAIGNKIWDTTKLKVIYVTAENFTNEFVECVQKKMMPAFKSKYRKADVLLIDDIHFFQGKVETQEELFHTFNELYEKNKQIVFTCDRPPAELKNLSQRLKSRFERGLNVDLQTPAYEIRYAILLKKMEKHSTKIPNEFIDMIAKNVSSNVRDLEAALTKLIAYTELTKKTMDEATAKNLLRDIFGSTRQRNVTIDLIQKTVADYFSISISDIKSKKRTKSFSFPRQIAMFLCREMTECSTTELGNDFGGRDHTTILHGCNKIEEQIAADPSLEKIIHELRNTIKENTNK; this is translated from the coding sequence ATGAGTGAATGGGATTATAAAATTTTTTGGGATGAAGCTGTTAAGCAGTTTAAGGAAGAATTAGCCTTTTCTATATTTTCTATGTGGTTTTTACCGTCCAAATATGAAAAATCTACGGAAAATACCGTATATCTTAGTGTTCCGTCGAAATTTTTTAGAGATCAGATGATTCATAATTATAAGAATAGTATCGAAAAAAAACTGTTTGAGCTGTCAGGTAAAAAAATATCTATAGATTTTATCATCAAACCAAATACTTCCGAAGACCTTTCTAAAGTAGAAAATGAGGTAGGAAATGATAAAAAAACAGATGCCGAAAAGCCGACATCTGCGGAATCCAAGAAAAAATCCGTAAAAACCGAGGGAGGAAGGGGACAGCATCCCGATCTGAGACCTGAATATAATTTTGAGGACTTTGTTGTAGGCCCGAATAATAACTTTGGAGTAAATGCCGCTATAGCCGTTTCTACAAATCCGGGGAGCGCTTATAACCCGTTTTTGATTTATGGCGGGGTAGGCTTGGGAAAAACCCATCTTATGCAGGCTATAGGAAATAAAATATGGGATACGACAAAGCTTAAAGTTATTTATGTTACGGCAGAAAATTTTACAAACGAATTCGTAGAATGTGTACAAAAAAAGATGATGCCTGCTTTTAAAAGTAAGTACCGAAAGGCTGATGTCCTTCTCATAGACGATATCCACTTTTTTCAAGGAAAGGTAGAAACTCAAGAAGAGCTTTTTCATACTTTTAATGAGCTCTACGAAAAAAATAAGCAGATTGTGTTTACGTGCGACCGCCCGCCCGCAGAGCTTAAAAATCTTTCACAGCGTTTAAAATCGAGGTTTGAACGCGGCTTAAATGTAGACTTACAGACTCCGGCCTATGAAATACGCTATGCGATTCTTTTAAAGAAAATGGAAAAACACAGCACAAAAATTCCTAACGAATTTATTGATATGATTGCAAAAAATGTTTCTTCAAATGTGCGTGACTTGGAAGCGGCTTTAACAAAACTTATCGCCTATACGGAGCTTACAAAAAAAACAATGGACGAGGCTACGGCAAAAAATCTTTTAAGAGATATTTTCGGTTCAACCCGCCAACGGAATGTTACCATCGACCTCATTCAAAAAACCGTTGCCGATTATTTTAGTATTTCGATTTCGGACATTAAAAGTAAAAAAAGAACCAAGAGCTTTTCGTTTCCGCGCCAAATTGCCATGTTCCTTTGCAGGGAAATGACCGAGTGTTCTACCACCGAGTTGGGTAACGACTTCGGAGGCAGGGACCACACGACCATCTTGCACGGCTGCAACAAGATTGAAGAGCAAATTGCTGCCGACCCAAGTTTAGAAAAAATTATACATGAACTTAGAAACACGATAAAGGAAAATACTAATAAATAG